The following coding sequences are from one Magnetococcales bacterium window:
- a CDS encoding transposase produces RLARRTICFSRSILMHDIVIGLFINRFEFGMAV; encoded by the coding sequence GAGACTGGCACGCAGGACCATTTGCTTTTCCAGGTCGATTCTTATGCATGACATTGTAATCGGCCTTTTTATCAACCGGTTTGAGTTTGGTATGGCTGTTTGA